ACCGCAAAAGGGATTTCGCAGACAGCCCGAGGTCAAGCGCGGTTGGATGCGGCAAAAGATTTGAGGTAGTACAATACCATCAAAATAAAAAGGCCGGTGGGTGATGTTCCATCGGCCTTTAATATTTTTATATCTCTCACTCTCATCGGTCGTCGCGTTTTAAGTCCAGCCAATCGAGTTCTTCTGGTGTGAGTTTCAAATTGAGAGCCTCGATATTGGCCTTGCACTCATCGGGATGGAATACGCCGATTAATGAAAAGAGATTCAGGGGCTGATTCAGGTTAAATGCCAGCGCGATTTGCGGCACAGTTAGCCCTTTTTCTTTTGCCAGTTTTCCCGCGCGGTCCAGGCGTTTGAAATTTTGTTCGTAACAATAGGCTTCGACACAGGAGCCGGGCAGGTTTGCCTTGTAGTCTTCAAATGTTTCGCGCGTAAATCTGCCTGAGAAAAATCCCTGTGCGAGACTCGACCAGGTAAATAAGGGCATGTTTTGTTCCGCATACCACGCGCGGTCCGCCTCGTTGTCAGGTCCACTGATGCTGATACAGCCTCTCCAGGGTTCTCTTACCTGTTCTGCAAGGCTGTAATTGGGGCTGCTCACGGTGAATGGCTCCAGGTTGTGCTTATATGCGTATTCATTGGCTTCTTGAATGCGCGGCACTGTCCAGTTCGATCCGCCAAATAGTCCGATTCGACCCGCTGCTTTGTGTTCGTTTAGTATCTCTACTATGGGACCAACTTCGATATT
This region of Gemmatimonadota bacterium genomic DNA includes:
- a CDS encoding aldo/keto reductase; protein product: NIEVGPIVEILNEHKAAGRIGLFGGSNWTVPRIQEANEYAYKHNLEPFTVSSPNYSLAEQVREPWRGCISISGPDNEADRAWYAEQNMPLFTWSSLAQGFFSGRFTRETFEDYKANLPGSCVEAYCYEQNFKRLDRAGKLAKEKGLTVPQIALAFNLNQPLNLFSLIGVFHPDECKANIEALNLKLTPEELDWLDLKRDDR